One genomic window of Lytechinus variegatus isolate NC3 chromosome 1, Lvar_3.0, whole genome shotgun sequence includes the following:
- the LOC121406537 gene encoding muscarinic acetylcholine receptor M4-like, which produces MEGEGKIAANTTMSMVTTSEGPQQLYTQAGLVLISLVVSIIITLTVTGNILVILAYCRDPRIRDKVANLLILNLAITDLIVGVFSLIFNFSRFVRGYWPYGEVLCKLWTILDFTVCWMSIITIVLISWDRYTLVRLGIQYKTYQTKHRVGSILITCWIFVVIYWTMIAFTWGPFRKMNAVNYDVTCRMEFNYTRLAPLYINLLPFCTLLSIAIAMNVSVYVNIYRRSKGRQISPPYRNKNTPSHSVDQDTNESSCRYTPSEGSACLEHVQEVRPENKPTPTRQIPRSHPEKGLPDYSEIARTMKKEKIALARHRKAAIVLSILTGTFMAFWLPYKIMTVVFSICGSECISDVAWEVTEVLAWCNSTINPLIYAAFNVHFRKNFRYFLQLDRCKGDKRKWFVRCERCVEN; this is translated from the coding sequence ATGGAAGGAGAAGGGAAAATTGCGGCAAATACAACTATGTCTATGGTGACAACTTCAGAGGGTCCTCAGCAACTTTACACCCAAGCCGGTCTCGTGCTGATATCTTTGGTCGTTTCTATCATTATAACCCTGACAGTGACTGGCAATATCCTTGTGATCCTTGCTTACTGTCGGGATCCTCGCATCCGTGACAAAGTGGCCAATCTCTTGATTCTAAATCTCGCCATCACGGATCTGATCGTGGGAGTGTTCAGtctcattttcaatttctcaagGTTCGTCCGTGGGTACTGGCCGTACGGTGAGGTCCTCTGCAAGCTTTGGACGATCCTGGACTTCACGGTGTGCTGGATGTCTATCATCACGATTGTCCTGATCAGTTGGGATCGCTACACCCTGGTCAGGTTGGGCATCCAGTATAAGACCTATCAGACGAAGCATCGTGTAGGGTCAATCCTCATCACCTGTTGGATATTCGTCGTGATCTACTGGACCATGATCGCTTTCACCTGGGGTCCCTTCAGGAAGATGAATGCTGTTAATTACGATGTCACATGCAGAATGGAGTTCAATTACACCCGTTTAGCCCCACTCTACATAAACCTACTACCATTCTGTACCTTGCTGTCAATTGCGATCGCGATGAATGTGTCCGTCTACGTCAACATCTATAGAAGATCTAAAGGAAGACAGATCAGCCCTCCGTATCGCAACAAGAATACCCCAAGCCATTCCGTGGATCAAGACACCAACGAGTCATCCTGTCGTTACACACCTTCTGAAGGTTCGGCTTGCCTCGAGCATGTCCAAGAGGTTAGGCCTGAAAACAAGCCGACGCCAACTCGTCAAATCCCGAGGTCTCATCCGGAAAAAGGCCTGCCCGACTACAGCGAAATCGCAAGGACtatgaaaaaggagaaaatcgCCCTTGCGAGGCACCGAAAAGCAGCCATAGTTTTGTCCATACTCACGGGGACCTTCATGGCATTCTGGTTACCGTACAAGATCATGACGGTGGTTTTTTCGATCTGTGGATCTGAATGTATTTCTGATGTTGCCTGGGAAGTCACCGAGGTACTGGCCTGGTGCAACTCGACCATCAATCCCCTGATCTATGCTGCTTTCAACGTCCATTTTCGCAAAAACTTTCGCTACTTCCTGCAGCTTGATCGATGCAAAGGCGATAAAAGGAAATGGTTTGTCAGATGTGAAAGGTGTGTTGAAAATTAA